A DNA window from Bdellovibrio sp. BCCA contains the following coding sequences:
- a CDS encoding TIGR02147 family protein, translating into MAKHHYRDYILKELERRQRKNPSYSLRAYARDLEVPCSRLSEIINGKVGLSESRAMNLAVKLNLAPSEREFFVDLALSEHARSAVLRDMALKRVQAREEAFEKFGEEEFAVISDWYHTAIAEVLGLDGFEGTLENIGNRLGLSVEIVEKALERLETVKLISKVGDKWVPNNNNNKYSSSYGGSSQAARNYFMQMQQKANEAMDMGNKKRWDMGCTMVPTNLQKAREISKKIREFRLEIMQELQSVDTKDTLFALSTSFFELTETTH; encoded by the coding sequence ATGGCAAAACATCACTATCGCGATTATATTTTAAAAGAACTTGAGCGCAGACAAAGAAAGAATCCCTCTTACTCCCTCAGAGCTTATGCTCGTGATTTGGAAGTTCCTTGCTCTCGCTTAAGCGAAATCATCAATGGCAAAGTGGGACTTTCTGAATCTCGCGCTATGAATCTCGCAGTGAAATTAAACCTGGCTCCTTCAGAAAGAGAATTCTTTGTTGATCTTGCTCTTTCCGAACATGCGCGCAGTGCGGTTCTTCGCGATATGGCTTTAAAAAGAGTTCAGGCGCGCGAAGAAGCTTTTGAAAAATTCGGCGAAGAAGAATTTGCAGTTATTTCTGACTGGTATCACACGGCGATCGCTGAAGTTTTAGGTTTGGATGGCTTCGAAGGAACTCTTGAAAATATCGGCAACCGCTTAGGCCTATCTGTTGAAATAGTTGAAAAAGCTTTAGAGCGCCTTGAAACTGTGAAGCTTATCTCTAAGGTCGGCGACAAATGGGTGCCGAACAATAATAATAATAAATACTCTTCATCTTATGGTGGATCTTCGCAAGCTGCACGCAATTACTTTATGCAGATGCAACAGAAAGCTAACGAAGCCATGGACATGGGAAATAAAAAACGTTGGGACATGGGCTGCACGATGGTGCCGACGAACTTACAAAAAGCCCGAGAGATTTCTAAAAAAATCCGTGAGTTCCGTCTTGAGATTATGCAAGAGCTTCAATCTGTCGATACCAAGGATACACTCTTTGCTCTGTCTACAAGCTTCTTTGAATTGACCGAAACGACACATTAA
- a CDS encoding HlyD family secretion protein, which produces MNKKKKILSGVGVLAALIGIYFLYEHLMYVTTDNAQVEAHSVMVAAKVGGYVKAVHIAEGMKVKKGDLMVEIDDRDYQNTLRQMKGELSSLEARKRDAEKNVKRISELFSKGVVSQQQYDTTTTTAAEVKAKFEALSAQVAQAELNYENTHIKAPSDGFIAKKAVEVGQLAAPGVPLIGFVDAGERWVTANFKETEIEGIQPGKKVNIDVDAISGKSFEGIVESISSATGATFTLLPPDNATGNFTKVVQRVPVKIKFANVSEEEIEALKAGLSAFVKVHKH; this is translated from the coding sequence ATGAATAAAAAGAAAAAGATATTGTCAGGTGTGGGAGTTCTTGCAGCTCTGATCGGGATTTATTTCCTTTATGAACATCTTATGTATGTGACAACAGACAATGCGCAGGTTGAAGCGCACTCTGTGATGGTTGCGGCGAAAGTGGGCGGTTACGTGAAGGCCGTGCACATCGCTGAAGGCATGAAAGTAAAAAAAGGAGATTTGATGGTCGAGATCGATGATCGAGATTATCAAAACACTCTTCGTCAAATGAAGGGTGAGCTCTCTTCTTTGGAAGCGCGTAAGCGTGATGCCGAGAAAAACGTAAAACGTATCTCTGAGTTGTTTTCTAAAGGTGTCGTCTCTCAACAACAATACGACACGACAACAACAACAGCGGCAGAAGTGAAAGCCAAGTTTGAAGCGCTGTCTGCCCAAGTGGCACAAGCGGAATTGAACTATGAAAATACCCACATCAAAGCCCCTTCCGATGGTTTTATCGCTAAGAAAGCGGTCGAAGTAGGACAGCTTGCGGCTCCAGGAGTTCCTTTGATTGGTTTTGTTGATGCCGGTGAGCGCTGGGTGACAGCGAACTTTAAAGAAACGGAAATCGAAGGCATTCAACCTGGTAAGAAAGTTAACATCGACGTGGATGCGATTTCTGGAAAAAGTTTTGAAGGCATTGTTGAGTCTATCAGCTCTGCAACGGGTGCCACATTCACCTTGCTTCCTCCAGACAATGCCACCGGGAATTTCACGAAGGTCGTTCAGCGCGTTCCTGTAAAAATCAAATTTGCTAACGTTTCTGAAGAAGAAATCGAAGCATTGAAAGCGGGTCTTTCCGCGTTTGTGAAAGTTCACAAACACTAA
- a CDS encoding helix-turn-helix domain-containing protein produces MTTKNLAKVLTKELGPVSFGGFLRAARTAKDLSQIEMADFLSISKSTLCDIEKGRQFVSVDLAAKIAKKCGLSELLAVEAAINDQLRRSNLKMEAHIKKAKKTA; encoded by the coding sequence ATGACTACTAAAAATCTCGCAAAAGTTTTAACAAAAGAGTTGGGCCCTGTTTCTTTTGGCGGATTTCTAAGAGCCGCAAGAACGGCAAAAGATTTAAGCCAAATAGAAATGGCAGACTTTCTTTCGATCTCAAAAAGCACCTTATGTGACATTGAAAAAGGCCGCCAATTCGTCAGTGTCGATCTCGCAGCCAAAATCGCCAAAAAGTGCGGACTATCTGAGTTACTGGCCGTGGAAGCTGCGATTAACGATCAGCTTCGAAGGTCGAATTTGAAGATGGAAGCTCATATAAAAAAGGCAAAGAAGACAGCGTAA
- a CDS encoding ISL3 family transposase, with product MPHYDPIIGLNDIKINKSLEHGAVELNVDFVGEHRCPFCSSNNLRKKDTFIRRLKHLSIGTNQSILIIKTFKFQCRACKRYFNQRIPGVKPRFQCTEVFREEAALKHHWGFSRAMTAKLLGISPATVERCYKHHLKMKDSHRKNGSCPKVLGIDEKHFTRSKGYMTTLADLKRHKVYDVTLGRSELSLNAYLRRLPDKKNCRVIVMDLSETYRSIAKKHFSHAMIVADRFHVVKLINHHFLKTWSELDEAGRKNRGLLSLMRRHRKNLSPEQEAKLRKYLKQNPALEVIYDFKQTLMNVILARVTSKDQASHLIPDLLEGIKMLKECGFKYMKILGETLESWQEEIVRMWRFSKTNSITEGLHNRMEEIIRRAYGFRNFENFRLRVLEYCS from the coding sequence ATGCCCCATTACGACCCTATCATTGGACTGAATGATATAAAGATCAATAAGTCTTTAGAACATGGCGCTGTTGAGCTCAACGTTGATTTCGTTGGAGAACATCGCTGCCCATTTTGTTCGAGCAATAATCTTCGCAAAAAAGATACCTTTATACGACGCCTGAAACATCTCAGCATCGGGACCAATCAAAGCATCCTGATCATCAAAACATTTAAATTTCAGTGTCGAGCCTGTAAGAGGTATTTTAATCAACGCATTCCGGGTGTTAAGCCACGCTTTCAGTGCACTGAAGTGTTTCGTGAAGAAGCCGCATTAAAACATCACTGGGGCTTTTCTCGTGCGATGACCGCTAAGCTTTTAGGAATTAGTCCAGCAACAGTCGAGCGTTGCTATAAACACCATTTAAAGATGAAAGATAGCCACCGGAAAAATGGTTCTTGCCCCAAGGTTTTAGGGATCGATGAAAAACATTTTACCAGAAGTAAAGGCTACATGACGACCCTTGCAGATCTTAAAAGACATAAGGTTTATGATGTAACATTGGGCCGATCGGAACTGTCTTTAAATGCTTACTTGCGAAGGCTTCCCGATAAGAAGAATTGTCGTGTGATCGTGATGGATTTATCTGAAACCTACCGAAGTATCGCGAAGAAACATTTCAGTCATGCGATGATCGTGGCGGATCGATTTCACGTCGTAAAACTCATCAATCATCACTTCCTAAAGACGTGGTCTGAACTTGATGAAGCAGGAAGAAAGAATCGAGGCCTACTATCGCTCATGCGAAGACATCGAAAAAATCTTTCACCGGAACAAGAAGCGAAGCTTCGTAAATATCTTAAACAAAATCCTGCACTAGAGGTGATTTACGACTTTAAGCAAACTCTTATGAATGTGATTCTTGCAAGAGTAACTTCGAAGGATCAAGCAAGCCATCTAATCCCAGATCTATTAGAAGGAATCAAAATGCTCAAAGAATGCGGCTTTAAATACATGAAAATACTTGGTGAAACCCTGGAATCTTGGCAGGAGGAAATCGTCAGGATGTGGCGTTTTAGTAAGACCAATTCAATAACGGAAGGACTACACAACAGGATGGAAGAAATTATAAGACGAGCTTATGGATTTAGAAATTTTGAGAATTTTAGATTAAGAGTTTTAGAGTATTGTTCTTAG
- a CDS encoding MarR family winged helix-turn-helix transcriptional regulator, giving the protein MKRKQDDQMCASSPWETPGVHPALKVYFGYCLSKAALKHKSMLAKELEKYKVVSPQLGIMKLLQMNGPASQISLGQDMHIDKASMVKFIDGLEKQKYVRRVPDKNDRRIKLVELTEKGAKDLQKLARIRQEIEDEFLSPLSAKEKETLREIVSKLV; this is encoded by the coding sequence TTGAAACGCAAGCAAGACGATCAGATGTGTGCAAGCTCACCTTGGGAAACACCCGGAGTGCACCCTGCCTTAAAGGTGTATTTTGGATACTGTCTCTCAAAAGCCGCACTCAAACACAAAAGCATGCTTGCGAAAGAACTTGAGAAATACAAAGTTGTCTCCCCACAGCTTGGAATTATGAAACTTCTTCAGATGAATGGCCCCGCTAGCCAGATCTCTTTAGGACAAGATATGCACATCGACAAAGCTTCGATGGTGAAGTTTATTGATGGTCTTGAGAAACAAAAATATGTTCGCCGCGTTCCTGACAAAAATGATCGCCGCATCAAACTTGTGGAACTCACAGAAAAAGGCGCAAAGGATCTCCAGAAACTCGCACGCATTCGTCAGGAAATAGAAGACGAGTTCCTCTCCCCGCTTTCAGCAAAAGAAAAAGAAACTCTTCGCGAGATCGTATCTAAACTTGTTTGA
- a CDS encoding class I SAM-dependent methyltransferase, which translates to MSQDKQFSDNQSGYNQWSSFYDSYPNPTVAMDELSFPRFWQTLTGKDVLEIGCGTGRHTQKLVAQNNHVVGIDISEGMLQVAREKIASEKAQLIHADFMTYDGFHENQFDAIVASLVIEHIQDLSSFFKRVAKFLKPGGELYLSEIHPERTAQGVAAHFKNGDHQEIHLKSHPHTDEDFQRTAAQASLETVKNETIYGTEEFANINPKWTRHLGTPMIEIWVFRKGN; encoded by the coding sequence ATGTCGCAAGACAAACAATTCTCAGACAATCAATCCGGTTACAATCAGTGGTCTTCTTTTTATGATAGCTATCCGAATCCAACGGTGGCGATGGATGAACTTTCTTTTCCTCGCTTCTGGCAAACTCTTACAGGAAAAGATGTTTTAGAGATCGGCTGCGGCACAGGAAGACACACGCAAAAGCTGGTCGCCCAAAACAATCACGTTGTGGGAATTGATATTTCTGAAGGAATGCTGCAAGTCGCCCGCGAGAAAATCGCCTCCGAAAAAGCGCAACTGATTCACGCAGATTTTATGACCTACGACGGCTTTCACGAAAATCAATTCGACGCCATTGTTGCAAGTCTCGTGATTGAGCACATCCAAGATCTTTCATCTTTCTTTAAAAGAGTCGCGAAGTTTTTAAAACCCGGTGGCGAGCTGTACCTTTCAGAAATTCACCCTGAAAGAACCGCGCAAGGCGTGGCCGCTCATTTTAAAAATGGAGATCATCAGGAGATCCACCTGAAAAGCCATCCGCACACGGACGAAGACTTTCAAAGAACCGCCGCGCAAGCCAGCCTTGAAACCGTGAAAAATGAAACCATCTATGGCACGGAAGAATTTGCGAACATCAATCCAAAATGGACACGCCATCTTGGAACGCCGATGATTGAAATCTGGGTGTTTCGTAAAGGAAATTAG
- a CDS encoding TolC family protein, translating into MKCSKLFVSSFVALASIQAQAEVLRLNEALQEALNNSPKVQRSESQYRETSWKKTESYSGFLPTLSANATYLFDKKYALVDVNLGGAPLSIPQVVPTTNLYLTAQWSIFDGFSSTNRYLSSSAFEDSAKSDYDWTRFTVEREVTVLFYKAVAAKELKAVAEQNVRALEDHLKDVRLFKKVGSSTNYDVLRVEVQMSEAQSELLNATDNVEVARARLSESLGQDADVAEVDGALPRLKADLVANLKEFKMEERKDLESLRQKAEGFRHQEDSAEKYWVPRIALIGQYQYYNNRNDRFDDYDNFRDAYQYGVSLTWNLFDGMTSISRSKQSIEQKYQAEKTLRQAELKAKRDFDFWKRKYVYYISVYEARLNDIVKAEESVRLSREGQKVGARTNTDVLDAEAELYRAKAGAVNAQIGAIEAIVNLELSTGQKLVQFN; encoded by the coding sequence ATGAAGTGTAGCAAGCTGTTCGTTAGTAGCTTCGTCGCTCTCGCCTCCATTCAAGCTCAGGCTGAAGTCTTGAGACTGAATGAGGCACTGCAAGAGGCCCTCAATAATTCTCCTAAAGTTCAAAGATCCGAATCACAGTACAGAGAAACCAGTTGGAAAAAGACAGAGTCGTACTCTGGTTTTTTACCGACGTTGTCTGCAAATGCGACGTATCTCTTTGATAAGAAATATGCGTTGGTGGACGTGAATCTGGGCGGGGCTCCGCTGTCGATTCCGCAAGTGGTGCCGACGACAAATCTTTATCTGACGGCGCAGTGGTCGATCTTTGATGGTTTCTCAAGTACAAATAGATATCTTAGTTCGAGCGCTTTTGAAGACTCCGCAAAAAGTGATTACGATTGGACTCGTTTCACGGTGGAGCGTGAAGTGACGGTTCTTTTTTATAAGGCTGTCGCGGCCAAGGAACTCAAAGCCGTTGCAGAACAAAACGTGCGTGCTTTGGAAGATCATCTTAAAGACGTTCGTCTTTTCAAAAAGGTCGGCTCTTCCACAAACTATGATGTGCTTCGCGTGGAAGTGCAAATGAGTGAGGCTCAATCGGAGCTTCTCAATGCCACAGATAATGTGGAAGTGGCACGCGCGCGTCTGAGTGAATCTCTTGGTCAGGATGCTGATGTGGCCGAAGTGGATGGGGCCTTGCCTCGTCTTAAAGCGGATCTTGTTGCGAACCTTAAAGAGTTTAAAATGGAAGAACGCAAGGACTTGGAATCTTTACGCCAGAAGGCGGAAGGCTTCCGTCATCAGGAAGATTCTGCGGAGAAATATTGGGTTCCTCGCATTGCTTTGATCGGTCAGTATCAGTACTACAACAATCGCAATGATCGTTTTGATGACTACGACAATTTTAGAGATGCTTACCAGTATGGTGTGAGTCTGACTTGGAATCTCTTTGACGGTATGACTTCGATTTCTCGTTCAAAACAAAGTATTGAGCAAAAGTATCAAGCCGAGAAGACCTTACGTCAGGCAGAACTTAAGGCTAAGCGCGACTTTGATTTCTGGAAAAGAAAATACGTTTATTATATCTCTGTTTATGAAGCACGCTTGAACGACATCGTGAAAGCCGAAGAGAGTGTGCGTCTGTCACGAGAAGGTCAGAAGGTCGGAGCGAGAACAAACACAGACGTTCTTGATGCCGAAGCGGAACTTTATCGTGCCAAAGCAGGTGCCGTGAATGCTCAGATCGGGGCGATTGAAGCCATCGTGAATCTTGAGTTGAGCACCGGTCAAAAATTGGTTCAGTTTAATTAA
- the aceB gene encoding malate synthase A: protein MNEPKIKTEIITPDAAEFLISLHEKFDNLRRNLLLRRRTQAQQFAQGQKPRFPAETLSIRQAAWTVAKTPADLQDRRVEITGPAEPKMMINALNSKAKVFMADIEDSLSPTWSNVLLAQDSLKKAVRRTLTYESEDGKKYSLNEKTATLVVRPRGLHLEERNFQIRGEPISASLFDFGLYFFHNAYELLKRNTGPYFYLPKLENHEEAAWWNDVFNFAQDRLKIPRGTIRATVLIETITAAFEMDEILYVLKDHASGLNAGRWDYIFSIIKKFNFNSDLIFPDRAQVTMAIPMMESYCQLLVQTCHRRDAHAIGGMAAFIPNRKDSELNSKAMMKVAQDKFREACLGFDGTWVAHPDLIPIAEEELNRALAKGPHQKSMIPPGKVNDSDLLRMPSVEGKITEEGVRTNINVSLLYFDRWLSGVGAAALHNMMEDAATAEISRSQLWQWLHHAVKLSDGRVFTPELYQEILIDEVKKLIPENLPHLDRATNFLNSLILTEQFPEFFTTSASEILNQIENKGEYNDFKSGASSATARIQLDHR from the coding sequence ATGAACGAACCAAAAATAAAAACTGAGATCATTACGCCCGATGCCGCTGAGTTTTTAATCTCTCTTCATGAAAAATTCGACAATCTTCGTCGCAATCTTCTTTTGCGACGTCGGACTCAGGCGCAGCAATTCGCGCAAGGACAGAAGCCCCGCTTTCCCGCAGAAACGTTGAGCATTCGCCAAGCGGCGTGGACGGTGGCAAAGACCCCTGCAGATCTTCAAGATCGCCGTGTCGAAATCACGGGCCCTGCAGAGCCAAAGATGATGATCAATGCCCTTAATTCCAAAGCTAAAGTTTTTATGGCGGATATTGAGGATTCACTTTCTCCGACCTGGAGTAACGTTTTACTTGCGCAAGATTCATTAAAAAAAGCCGTGCGTCGCACGCTCACGTATGAAAGTGAAGACGGTAAGAAATATTCTTTGAACGAAAAAACAGCGACCCTTGTGGTGCGCCCGCGCGGTCTTCATTTAGAAGAGCGAAATTTCCAAATCCGCGGTGAACCGATTTCCGCTTCACTTTTTGATTTCGGTCTTTATTTTTTTCACAACGCTTATGAACTTTTAAAACGAAATACCGGTCCGTATTTTTATTTGCCCAAATTAGAAAACCACGAAGAAGCTGCATGGTGGAACGATGTTTTTAATTTTGCCCAAGACCGCTTGAAAATTCCCCGCGGAACTATTCGTGCCACGGTGTTGATTGAAACCATTACGGCGGCTTTTGAGATGGACGAAATTCTTTACGTTCTGAAAGATCATGCTTCAGGTTTAAATGCCGGCCGCTGGGATTATATTTTTAGTATCATCAAAAAATTCAACTTTAACAGTGATTTGATTTTTCCAGACCGCGCGCAGGTGACAATGGCCATTCCTATGATGGAATCTTACTGTCAGCTCTTGGTGCAAACCTGCCACCGCCGTGATGCCCATGCTATTGGTGGCATGGCCGCGTTTATTCCTAATAGAAAAGATTCTGAACTCAATAGCAAAGCGATGATGAAAGTCGCGCAAGATAAATTCCGAGAAGCGTGTCTTGGTTTTGATGGCACTTGGGTGGCGCATCCGGATCTTATTCCTATTGCCGAGGAAGAACTTAATCGCGCACTCGCTAAAGGCCCACATCAAAAATCAATGATTCCTCCTGGAAAGGTCAATGACAGTGATCTCCTCAGAATGCCGTCCGTAGAAGGAAAAATCACAGAAGAAGGAGTGCGAACCAATATCAATGTCAGTCTGCTTTATTTTGACCGCTGGCTTTCAGGCGTTGGTGCAGCGGCTTTACACAATATGATGGAGGATGCCGCAACGGCAGAGATCTCTCGCAGTCAACTGTGGCAATGGCTCCATCACGCCGTGAAACTTTCTGACGGTCGTGTGTTCACGCCCGAGCTGTATCAGGAAATTTTAATCGATGAAGTGAAGAAGTTGATTCCAGAAAATCTTCCGCATCTGGACCGTGCGACAAATTTTTTAAATTCATTAATTCTCACGGAGCAGTTTCCTGAGTTCTTCACAACGAGCGCTTCTGAAATTTTAAACCAAATAGAAAATAAAGGAGAGTACAATGATTTTAAATCCGGAGCTTCAAGCGCGACAGCTCGAATTCAATTGGACCACCGATAA
- a CDS encoding ABC transporter permease → MIKTLLGFIRKEFRQTLRDPRMRLLLFIAPCVQLTIFGVALSTEAKNIRLSVFGAPTDVSLQELHRKALASGWFIPAKVTSNDPYEQVKSGEADAVLVAPSEGLDKSLGRGEGRVQLLVNATNVTRGQSIERYFLSIVRSLYPQNPPVQFDVRVLYNPALRTALFLVPGVMSLLVCLITILLTSMSITKEKELGTFETLIAAPVKPEEVILGKTIPFVLLGMSNIPLIVGVAMALFGMPLRGSLLVLLLSAFVFVCCTVGIGLFISTIAKNQQQSMMGGFLYLFPSVLLSGLVFPIENMPWAMRIFSYINPLTYFIELLRNIMLKGGDARLIVFNILILAAMATIAITASWQRFKTTLS, encoded by the coding sequence TTATCGCACCTTGCGTGCAGCTCACTATTTTTGGAGTGGCTCTATCAACGGAAGCCAAAAACATTCGTCTGAGCGTCTTTGGCGCACCCACAGACGTATCTTTGCAAGAACTTCATCGCAAAGCCTTGGCGTCGGGGTGGTTTATTCCCGCCAAGGTGACTTCCAATGATCCCTATGAGCAGGTGAAGTCAGGAGAAGCTGATGCCGTCTTGGTGGCGCCATCAGAAGGATTGGATAAAAGCTTGGGGCGCGGTGAGGGAAGAGTGCAGCTTTTAGTCAACGCAACAAATGTAACGCGAGGGCAGAGTATTGAGCGATATTTTCTAAGCATCGTTCGTTCATTGTATCCACAAAATCCTCCCGTACAATTTGACGTGCGTGTCCTTTATAACCCCGCTTTGCGAACGGCATTGTTTTTAGTGCCTGGTGTGATGAGTTTGCTTGTTTGTTTAATCACGATTCTTTTAACGAGCATGTCGATCACGAAAGAAAAAGAACTCGGCACCTTTGAAACTTTGATCGCGGCTCCGGTGAAACCCGAGGAAGTGATCTTAGGTAAAACCATTCCGTTTGTTTTATTAGGCATGAGCAACATTCCTTTGATTGTCGGTGTGGCGATGGCGCTTTTTGGAATGCCTTTGCGGGGAAGTTTATTGGTTCTTCTTTTATCAGCTTTTGTTTTTGTCTGCTGTACGGTGGGAATTGGTTTATTTATTTCAACAATCGCCAAGAATCAGCAACAATCAATGATGGGGGGATTTTTATATCTCTTCCCTTCGGTCTTGCTTTCAGGATTGGTTTTTCCCATTGAGAACATGCCATGGGCGATGCGGATTTTTTCTTACATCAATCCGTTAACCTATTTCATAGAACTTCTGCGCAACATAATGCTTAAAGGTGGCGACGCCCGGTTGATTGTCTTCAACATTCTTATTCTTGCTGCCATGGCAACGATCGCCATCACGGCAAGTTGGCAAAGATTTAAAACGACGTTGTCTTAG
- a CDS encoding DHA2 family efflux MFS transporter permease subunit, which yields MKKEGVLIVVVAVMASLLEIIDASIVNVALPSMMGNLGATLEDISMVITGYAIANAIVLPVSAWLGERIGRRTYYLGCILLFTATSVACGLAPNLATLTVFRILQGLAGGALLPTSQTLIYEQFPKEKAGIAGAIFGMSVMIGPTLGPTLGGYLTDTFGWRSIFNINLPLGLLAFFVGAMVIFDREKDPAHKEEKHELDIWGLTFLVLGIGCLQYVLERGESEDWFASKLILFNTVVATVSLPLFVWWETKVKNPIIDVRLFLKPIVSNGVLLMGMVGFFLYGVVFILPIYVSRTLHFDATQTGMLFIPGSLLTVAVMPWVGQRMYKGTNPKWLIFVGLLSLEVCLYLMTLLSPLSSKGEILRMLFVRGFGMAFLFVPINSSILSQFKGIEMGQVSGLLNLARQIGGSIGIALIGTMLNKNSHQNYLDLSTKVSLLNSNAQSAYYSSANGLTQKMSDSLGMASGNEAALKSLYGRIQNQVFMLSFKQLMFLMMIIFAISFIPLYLLRFKEKTNKVVDAH from the coding sequence ATGAAAAAGGAAGGTGTTCTAATAGTCGTCGTGGCGGTGATGGCTTCTCTTTTAGAGATCATCGACGCCTCGATCGTGAACGTGGCTTTGCCATCGATGATGGGAAATCTAGGGGCGACCTTAGAAGACATCAGTATGGTGATCACAGGTTACGCCATCGCCAATGCCATCGTCCTTCCGGTTTCAGCATGGCTGGGTGAGCGCATTGGGCGCAGAACGTATTACCTTGGTTGTATCTTGTTGTTTACGGCGACATCGGTGGCTTGCGGACTTGCTCCAAATCTTGCAACTCTTACGGTCTTTCGTATCTTGCAAGGTCTTGCCGGAGGAGCGCTTCTTCCGACTTCTCAAACCTTGATTTACGAACAGTTCCCAAAGGAAAAAGCCGGTATTGCCGGTGCGATCTTCGGGATGAGCGTGATGATCGGACCAACACTTGGACCGACTTTGGGTGGTTACCTCACGGACACTTTTGGTTGGAGATCGATCTTCAACATCAACTTGCCATTAGGTTTGCTAGCGTTCTTCGTTGGTGCAATGGTGATCTTTGATCGGGAGAAAGATCCGGCTCATAAGGAAGAAAAACACGAATTGGATATTTGGGGTTTGACGTTCCTGGTTTTGGGAATCGGTTGCCTTCAATATGTTCTTGAGCGTGGAGAATCCGAAGACTGGTTTGCTTCAAAATTAATTTTATTCAATACGGTTGTTGCCACAGTCAGTTTGCCGCTCTTTGTTTGGTGGGAAACGAAAGTGAAAAATCCAATCATCGACGTGCGCTTATTCTTAAAACCTATCGTGAGTAATGGCGTTCTCTTAATGGGTATGGTGGGATTTTTTCTCTATGGAGTGGTCTTTATCTTGCCGATTTATGTCTCGCGAACTTTGCATTTTGATGCCACGCAAACGGGAATGCTCTTTATTCCGGGATCGTTGCTCACAGTGGCGGTCATGCCGTGGGTGGGGCAGCGGATGTACAAAGGAACCAATCCGAAGTGGTTGATCTTTGTGGGGCTTCTGTCTTTAGAAGTGTGTTTGTATTTGATGACACTTCTTTCACCACTGTCTTCAAAAGGTGAAATCTTAAGAATGCTCTTCGTGCGTGGATTTGGAATGGCTTTCTTGTTCGTTCCGATCAATTCGTCGATCTTAAGTCAGTTTAAAGGCATTGAGATGGGACAGGTTTCTGGTTTGTTAAACCTCGCCCGTCAAATCGGAGGCAGTATTGGTATTGCCTTGATTGGCACGATGTTGAATAAAAACAGTCATCAGAATTACTTGGATCTCTCGACGAAAGTATCGCTCTTAAACTCCAATGCTCAGAGTGCTTATTATTCTTCAGCGAATGGTTTGACGCAAAAAATGAGCGATAGTCTAGGTATGGCAAGCGGCAATGAGGCAGCGCTAAAAAGTCTTTACGGACGAATTCAAAATCAAGTTTTCATGCTGAGTTTTAAACAGCTTATGTTCTTGATGATGATTATTTTTGCGATCTCTTTCATTCCGCTTTACTTGTTGCGCTTCAAAGAAAAAACCAACAAGGTTGTCGACGCTCACTAA